One window of Haemorhous mexicanus isolate bHaeMex1 chromosome 16, bHaeMex1.pri, whole genome shotgun sequence genomic DNA carries:
- the LOC132334656 gene encoding olfactory receptor 14I1-like, translating to MSNSSSISHFLLLALADTRQLQLLHLCLLLGISLAALLGNGLIIRAVACGHHLHTPMFFFLLNLALSDLGSICTTVPKAMHNSLWNTRNISYKGCSAQLFLFMFFISAEFSLLTIMCYDRYVSICKPLHHGTLLGSRACAHMAAAAWASAFLYSLMHTANTFSLPLCHGNALGQLFCEIPQILKLSCSFYKLRELGLIAVSGCLGFGCFVFIVFSYVQIFRAVLRIPSEQGRHKAFSTCLPHLAVVSLYISTGTFAHLNPPSMSSPSLDLALSVLYSVVPPALNSLIYSLRNQELKAAVWRLKTGWFQGH from the coding sequence atgtccaacagcagctccatcagccacttcctcctgctggcattggcagacacacggcagctgcagctcctgcacttgtgcctcttgctgggcatctccctggctgccctcctgggcaacggcctcatcatccgcgccgtagcctgcggccaccacctgcacacgcccatgttcttcttcctgctcaacctggccctcagcgacctgggctccatctgcaccactgtccccaaagccatgcacaattccctctggaaCACCAGGAACATCTCCTACAAAGGATGTTCTGCACAgctctttttatttatgttcttcatctcagcagagttttccctcctgaccatcatgtgctacgaccgctacgtgtccatctgcaaacccctgcaccacgggaccctcctgggcagcagagcttgtgcccacatggcagcagctgcctgggccagtgcctttctctatTCACTGATGCACAcggccaatacattttccctgcccctgtgccatggcaatgccctgggccagttGTTCTGTGAAATCCCCcagatcctcaagctctcctgctctttctACAAACTCAGGGAACTTGGGCTCATTGCTGTTAGTGGCTGTTTAGGATTTGggtgttttgtgttcattgttttctcctatgtgcagatcttcagggctgtgctgaggatcccctctgagcagggacggcacaaagccttttccacctgcctccctcacctggccgtGGTCTCTCTGTACATCAGCACTGGCACATTTGCTCACCTGAATCccccctccatgtcctccccatccctggatctggccctgtcagttctgtactcagtggtgcctccagccctgaactccctcatctacagcctgaggaaccaggagctcaaggctgcagtgtggagactAAAAACTGGATGGTTTCAAGGACATTAA
- the LOC132334815 gene encoding serine/threonine-protein kinase pim-1-like: PRPRASRRSLASARLWPYWRWRCWAGISAWGSGGIAALCLRLARARPRTRRWARRMVHPRPRPRPRLLPGPAEDTRGAAAPAASAAASPARAPPLGSAAAGPEPPVSRSKERTPGDGRPGAGEGRSGAVAGPGPSADSRVPPAGKAQEALQERYRLGSLLGRGGFGSVFAATRLSDGAPVAIKRVPRNRVRYWGELPDGTRAPLEIVLLDKVSTGFPGVVQLLEWLELPNYIVMVLERPERCQDLRHFIRARRFLSEEVARELFRQVLEAVRHCTSCGVLHRDIKPENILVGLATGQAKLIDFGCGTYLQDTGYTHFAGTPSYSPPEWNHYGWYHGGAATIWSLGILLHQMVCGEHPFRRGWNICWGQLSLPQGLSQECKDLIRWCLSVQFLDRPTLEDLFCDPWVHDIPLP, translated from the exons ccccgtccccgggcGTCCCGCCGCAGTCTCGCCTCCGCCCGGCTCTGGCCGTACTGGcggtggcgctgctgggcgggcatcagtgcctggggctCGGGCGGCATCGCCGCCCTTTGTCTCCGCCTGGCCCGAGCCCGGCCCCGGACCCGACGCTGGGCCCGACGCATGGTCCATCCCCGACCCCGACCCCGGCCCCGGCTCCTCCCGGGGCCCGCAGAGGACACAcgcggcgcggccgctcccgccgcctccgctgcggcttccccggcccgagctccgccgctcggcagcgcggccgccggccccgagcctCCCGTGTCGCGTTCCAAAGAGCGAACGCCCGGGGatggccggcccggggcgggtgaggggcgctcgggggccgTAGCTggccccgggccgagcgctgACAGCCGCGTCCCGCCCGCAGGGAAGGCGCAGGAGGCCCTGCAGGAGCGGTACCGGCTGGGTTCGCtgctggggcgcggcggcttcggcagcgtcttcgcggccacgcggctctcggacggcgccccg gtggccatcaaaagggTGCCGCGGAACCGTGTCCGGTActggggcgagctg cccgacGGCACCAGAGCACCGCTGGAGATCGTGCTGCTGGACAAGGTGTCCACCGGCTTCCCCGGtgtggtgcagctgctggagtggctcgAGCTCCCCAACTACATCGTGATGGTGCTGGAGCGGCCAgagcggtgtcaggacctgcGGCATTTCATTCGAGCACGGCGGTTCCTGTCCGAGGAGGTGGCGCGGGAgctgttccgccaggtgctggaggccgtgcggcactgcaccagctgcggggtcctgcaccgcgacatcaaaccagagaacatcctggttggcctggccaccgggcaggccaaactgattgactttggctgtggcacctacctgcaAGACACAGGCTACACgcactttgcag gaacacCGTCATACAGCCCCCCGGAATGGAACCACTATGGCTGGTACCACGGCGGGGCAGCAAcgatctggtccctgggcatcctgctgcaccagatggtctgcggggagcaccctttcaggaggggctggaacatctgctggggccagctctcactgccacaagggctctctCAAG AGTGCAAAGATCTGATCAGGTGGTGTTTATCCGTGCAGTTCTTGGACAGACCCACATTAGAAGACCTGTTCTGTGATCCTTGGGTGCACGATATTCCTCTGCcatag